GCAGAACGGGGAAACAGGAAAGGAGTCAGGCGACCGTCTGACAGTGGCAGGCCGTTAATTAATGCGTCGGGCGAGTTCGCCAGGCCGTAGTATCTGCTGACAAAAATCAGAGAGTTTAGTAATGGATCGTGCATTTGATTACGGCCTTTTACTTATCGACAATAAATCCCTGGAACACCTGAATAAAGTGCTCAGACAGGAAGTCTAACTGGTTTTGTGTTTCCACCCTTGACGCTATGGTTGTGATACCCAAATCGTGTGCGGTTCTTGATATAGAGGTCAGCGTATAACGCTGCTTCTCATCTTCAAGCTGATGGGTATACAGATAATCAAGCTTCACATACTTAGGTCTGAACTCATTGATGTAGTCTAGTGAGTGGAAGTTACGTCCGTAGTTATCGACACCAAATTCGGCGCCGCTGGTGCGGATGGCGTGACACAGCAGGGCGGTATGGTGCTGGTTATTAACAAAACAGATTTCCGGAATTTCAAAGTGCAGCAGATGTGCAACATCCGGATGTTGACTGAGGATCTTAGTTAGCCAGCGGATAAAGCTTGGTTCAGAAATACTGCTGACAGTAAGGTTAATCGCTAATGTGCCTTCAAGGTAACCTTTCTCAAGGTTCTTGATCATGCTTTCGATAACGTACTGGTCAAAGATATAACCGGCATTTAACTGCTCAAGAGCAAACAGGTATTGGTTGGCGGTATAGCGGACACCATCTTTCTCAATAGAGGAGAATACCTCTCTGTGGAAGGTTTCGCCGCTGCCCTGATTAGCTGACTGGAACTTAAACTCAATGGTGCGATTGCTGATGGCTTCTTCCACCAGTGCTTTCCATTGTTGTTTACCGCGCATAACGGTCTGATTGGCATTAGAAACCAGACCGTAGTTTTGCTCAGGATGAGAGTGAGCCAGCGACAGGGCGTTATCCACCAGTGACAGAATCTCAGTGGAGGATTTACGCTCTTCGTTATACACCAGACCAAGTGACAGCTCGATAGGTGCCATTCCTGTTGGATCCGGACGCATGTTCTGCGCACTGTGAACAATGTTTTCTGCCAGCTGTTTCAGCTCATTCTCACTGATATTCGGTAAGATAAAGCCAAACTCTTCGGTATTAATACGCGCGATTGTCACGGCAGGAGAATTTGTGGTTATGTTTAACTGATCGGCCAGCTCTTTAACCAGAGCGTCACCGGATTCATAGCCTGAGTCGTCATAAGCCTCTTTAATAAACTGCGCCTGAAGTAACGCCACGCCGCCTTTAGCTGACTCTTGCAGCCACTGGTTAAGTTGCCCCATAAAGAATGAACGGTTGCCAAGCTGAGATACCGGATCCATATAAGCCCGTTCACGAAGCTGTTCTGCTTCTTTAGCCTGTGCTTTAAAGCTCTTTTCAACCTGAAGGGACATAGAGTTGATACCATCGACTACCGCAATAAGGTCTTTTGTCGCTGGCTTAGCCAGAGGTTCGCCAAACTGGTTGTTGGCGATCTCTTCCATTTTTCTGGTGATCAGGGTGAGCGGATTAAGGGCACGTCTCAGCATCAGTGACACGATAACAATGCCGATCATAAACATACCCGAGAAAGCAGTAAGTAACTTAATCAGCGCCTGCCAGAGCTGCTCATAAGCGTCACCGGGATGACTTATTATCTCGATTTCTGCCAGTTGCATCCAGCCACTGGTGACCACCCTGCGATCATGAAGCTTTGTGAGAAAGTTGAGCTCGGTAAACCACTTTGGCACACCATTGGCGACCACCGGATAAGAACGGATAATCTCTTCGTCCGTATCCAGAAAAGTCAGTTTGACAACGGAGTAAGAGCTGCCGTCAAACAGAGCGTTAATCACCGATTCCACTGCTATCCTGTCTTTCTGTTCAAGATAGGGAGCCAGCGCCAGCCCGACGGTATTAATGGTATTGTTCATTTCTGAACGTTGCTGCTGCGTCAAAAAGTTACGAGTGGTCTGAAACTCCACTGCAAGCACTGATCCCATCAGTAACAGGAAAACAGCCAGCATACCCGCGACAAGTTGTTTATATAATGTCATGGTATTTACTCATCGTAGTTTATTATTGGTTTATTAAAATCCAGCGTTTTATTGCGGGAGCGTAAGTCGTTCCACAAGCTGAGTCTGGACGATTTGCCCGCCAGTTTTCCGCTTGCTTTTTCTTTCATCAGCCACAGGTTTTTACCGTTAAAGCTGTAGATAGGTAACAGGTCGCGACGTTTGGTCGCAGGTTTAATTTCAGGGTCAATGTTGTCCAGTAGTACCGGTACAGAACTTGGTGTCTCA
This is a stretch of genomic DNA from Vibrio sp. SCSIO 43137. It encodes these proteins:
- a CDS encoding bifunctional diguanylate cyclase/phosphodiesterase; its protein translation is MTLYKQLVAGMLAVFLLLMGSVLAVEFQTTRNFLTQQQRSEMNNTINTVGLALAPYLEQKDRIAVESVINALFDGSSYSVVKLTFLDTDEEIIRSYPVVANGVPKWFTELNFLTKLHDRRVVTSGWMQLAEIEIISHPGDAYEQLWQALIKLLTAFSGMFMIGIVIVSLMLRRALNPLTLITRKMEEIANNQFGEPLAKPATKDLIAVVDGINSMSLQVEKSFKAQAKEAEQLRERAYMDPVSQLGNRSFFMGQLNQWLQESAKGGVALLQAQFIKEAYDDSGYESGDALVKELADQLNITTNSPAVTIARINTEEFGFILPNISENELKQLAENIVHSAQNMRPDPTGMAPIELSLGLVYNEERKSSTEILSLVDNALSLAHSHPEQNYGLVSNANQTVMRGKQQWKALVEEAISNRTIEFKFQSANQGSGETFHREVFSSIEKDGVRYTANQYLFALEQLNAGYIFDQYVIESMIKNLEKGYLEGTLAINLTVSSISEPSFIRWLTKILSQHPDVAHLLHFEIPEICFVNNQHHTALLCHAIRTSGAEFGVDNYGRNFHSLDYINEFRPKYVKLDYLYTHQLEDEKQRYTLTSISRTAHDLGITTIASRVETQNQLDFLSEHFIQVFQGFIVDK